The proteins below are encoded in one region of Triticum aestivum cultivar Chinese Spring chromosome 1B, IWGSC CS RefSeq v2.1, whole genome shotgun sequence:
- the LOC123148965 gene encoding pentatricopeptide repeat-containing protein At4g01030, mitochondrial-like yields MAQAISLPALPTPHHHHHYAAPHSPRPSCGAYSPSLLRAESPISAALRAGDDSSFRDARLLLSLLRQCGDLLHGEGEKSPEKERTDLAAARRLAPQLHSLAVRAGHATREPHVACALADLLERLGRGASGRRLLSEGDGEDWKDAVLWNKQVAMLAEAGDWDAAIAAFREMRARGVAADGYACARALHACGRAGRRREGRAVHAHALRAGLVDAHPLVPGFLAGMYAEGADVAAATTVLLRTTGAGVVAWNAVIACCVRLGLVDDALELAERMARDAETSVVAEPTLATWNTVLSGCARHGRDREALAVVGRMLEQGLSPDAATVSSLLKSVANSGSLDHGTEVHCFFLRHGLAPDAYTGTALVDMYAKCGRLDLAQRVFDGLEHRNLATWNSLVAGHASAGQFDRALELVETMKRHRLDPNVTTWNGLITGYAMNGLSSQAMLLLRQIKAAGVAPNVVSWTSLISGSCHSGDYQDSFTFFSEMQQDGVQPSLVTMLVLLRACAGLALLTKGKELHCFALRRAYDGEVVVSTALIDMYAKAGSLTSAKRVFGRVQGRNLVCCNAMLTGLAVHGQAHEAAALFHDMWRSGLKPDGITFTALLTACRSMGLVTEAWEYFDDMEAKYGVAPTTEHHACMVDLLARRGYLDEAMAFIDRSPADHGASSWGALLTGCAIHGNLDLAESAARHLFRLEPHNSANYLAMMSLYEQHQMFDEAESLKYAMKARGVDARPGWSWTQAGRGVHVFEVDGGSSPAHPETAEIYGEMSRLVAQIRMVGYVPDTGCVAYDVPEEEKERLLLCHTEKLAVVYGLIRSDRSRAPVRVVKNTRMCRDCHEVIKHVSALCGRQIILRDASWFHHFVDGKCSCDDYW; encoded by the coding sequence ATGGCGCAGGCCATCTCCCTCCCCGCGCTCCCCactccccaccaccaccaccactacgccGCGCCTCACAGCCCGAGACCCTCGTGCGGAGCCTACTCGCCGTCCCTCCTCAGAGCCGAGTCCCCCATCTCCGCCGCGCTACGAGCCGGGGACGACTCCTCCTTCCGCGACGCGCGGTTACTGCTCTCCCTGCTGCGCCAATGCGGCGACCTGCTCCACGGCGAGGGCGAGAAGTCTCCGGAAAAGGAGCGCACCGATCTCGCGGCGGCCCGGAGGCTCGCGCCGCAGCTGCACTCGCTGGCCGTGCGGGCGGGGCACGCGACGCGGGAGCCCCACGTGGCGTGCGCGCTCGCGGACCTGCTCGAGCGGCTGGGCCGCGGTGCGTCCGGCCGGCGGCTTCTGTCCGAGGGCGACGGCGAGGACTGGAAGGACGCGGTGCTGTGGAACAAGCAGGTGGCGATGCTGGCGGAGGCGGGGGACTGGGACGCCGCGATCGCCGCGTTCCGGGAGATGCGGGCGCGCGGGGTGGCCGCCGACGGGTACGCGTGCGCGCGGGCGCTCCACGCGTGCGGCCGCGCCGGGAGACGGCGGGAGGGGCGGGCCGTGCACGCGCACGCGCTCCGCGCCGGGCTCGTCGACGCGCACCCGCTCGTGCCCGGGTTCCTCGCCGGCATGTACGCCGAGGGCGCCGACGTGGCGGCGGCGACCACGGTGCTGCTTCGGACGACCGGCGCCGGCGTCGTCGCGTGGAACGCGGTGATCGCCTGCTGCGTCCGGCTCGGGCTGGTGGACGACGCCTTGGAGCTCGCGGAGCGCATGGCGAGGGACGCGGAGACGTCGGTGGTGGCTGAGCCCACGCTCGCCACCTGGAACACCGTGCTCTCCGGCTGCGCGCGCCACGGCCGCGACCGGGAGGCGCTCGCCGTCGTCGGGAGGATGCTGGAGCAGGGCCTGTCGCCGGACGCTGCCACCGTGTCCAGCCTGCTCAAGTCGGTGGCCAACTCGGGGTCCCTCGACCACGGCACGGAGGTCCACTGCTTCTTCCTCCGGCACGGCCTCGCGCCGGACGCGTACACGGGGACGGCGCTGGTGGACATGTACGCCAAGTGCGGCCGGCTCGACCTCGCCCAGAGGGTGTTCGACGGACTGGAGCACCGGAACCTGGCCACCTGGAACTCGCTCGTCGCGGGGCACGCGAGCGCCGGGCAGTTCGACAGAGCGCTGGAGCTCGTGGAGACCATGAAGCGGCACCGGCTCGACCCGAACGTGACCACCTGGAACGGGCTGATCACCGGGTACGCCATGAACGGGCTGAGCTCGCAGGCGATGCTGCTGCTCCGGCAGATCAAGGCCGCCGGCGTGGCGCCCAACGTGGTCTCCTGGACCTCGCTCATCTCCGGGAGCTGCCACAGCGGCGACTACCAGGACTCATTCACCTTCTTCTCCGAGATGCAGCAGGACGGCGTCCAGCCGAGCCTGGTCACCATGCTTGTCCTTCTCCGGGCCTGCGCCGGCCTCGCCCTCCTGACCAAGGGCAAGGAGCTGCACTGCTTCGCGCTGCGGCGAGCCTACGACGGCGAAGTCGTCGTCTCCACGGCGCTCATCGACATGTACGCCAAGGCCGGGAGCCTGACGAGCGCCAAGAGGGTGTTCGGGCGGGTCCAGGGCAGGAACCTGGTGTGCTGCAACGCGATGCTCACCGGGCTGGCCGTGCACGGGCAGGCGCACGAGGCGGCGGCGCTGTTCCACGACATGTGGCGGTCGGGGCTGAAGCCGGACGGCATCACCTTCACGGCGCTGCTCACCGCCTGCCGGTCCATGGGCCTGGTCACCGAAGCGTGGGAGTACTTCGACGACATGGAGGCCAAGTACGGCGTGGCACCCACAACCGAACACCACGCCTGCATGGTTGACCTGCTGGCCCGGCGCGGGTACCTCGACGAGGCGATGGCCTTCATCGACCGGTCGCCGGCCGACCACGGAGCGAGCTCGTGGGGCGCGCTCCTCACCGGCTGCGCGATCCACGGCAACCTGGACCTCGCGGAGTCCGCGGCGAGGCACCTCTTCAGGCTGGAGCCGCACAACTCGGCCAACTACCTGGCGATGATGAGCCTGTACGAGCAGCACCAGATGTTCGACGAGGCGGAGAGCCTCAAGTACGCCATGAAAGCAAGAGGAGTGGACGCGAGACCAGGGTGGAGCTGGACGCAGGCCGGGCGGGGCGTCCACGTCTTCGAGGTCGACGGCGGGTCGTCGCCGGCGCACCCGGAGACGGCGGAGATATACGGTGAGATGAGCCGGCTGGTGGCCCAGATCAGGATGGTCGGGTACGTGCCGGACACCGGCTGCGTCGCCTACGACGTCCCCGAGGAGGAGAAGGAGCGGCTGCTGCTCTGCCACACCGAGAAGCTCGCCGTCGTCTACGGGCTGATCCGGTCGGACAGGAGCCGGGCGCCCGTGAGGGTGGTGAAGAACACCCGGATGTGCAGGGACTGCCATGAGGTGATCAAGCACGTTTCGGCCCTGTGTGGGCGGCAGATCATCCTCCGTGATGCTTCTTGGTTCCACCATTTCGTCGACGGCAAGTGCTCCTGCGACGACTACTGGTGA